TGATCAAATTTGTAATCATATCATCAGATATGCGGGCGAATGTTCTCGGCACTTTGGTAAAGGGAGGTGCTTAACTGTCAAATGATCACTATCtcgtggtgagttggatcacaTGGGGATGACGGTGGACAGACCTGAACCACCCAAATGTATAGTGAGGGTGCGCTGGGAACACCTGACAAGGccccggtcccgtaccagcagactgagagacagcttcttccaccaggccatcagactgctgaacacgtcatagacacctcagcttcactactggaactttaacattatgcactccatactgtacagtaatgccactgttttgcacatgtctcaactctgtatatttttatatattttatttattgtttactctatttaatttgtaaaatatgtgtatacacacacacacacacgtagaaaaatatttagtatacacatccagaaatgcatatactattatatattgtacatatatttattagtttcagatgtagccattcttgtattttgcttgtttacattattgtattttgcacaactctgttgcttgtgaagctcgcacacaagaatttcactcacatgtactgtaccaatgtacctgcacatgtgatgtgacaataaaagtgatttgatttgatttgatttgatttgaagggGCTTGGTGCCTGTCATGGTGCTAACCCCAGAACTAGACAGTGTTTACCAGAGTTGAAGGGAGTCATCGCGCTGAAGAAGTCCTATTAGGTTTTGTTAGCCTCTGGAACACTATCAGGCAGctcaggaggggaaaggggTGCGTTACCGACACTGTGTAAATTGCAGGTGGAGTGCTGCTGACTTCAACTGACGATATTGTCGGGGGTGAAAGGAATACTGACAAGTCGTCCATAGCAGAAGTAAAGTCTGGGGACAAGTGGggcactgaggcagttaaacatgTCCTTGGTGGCAGGACCCCTGGAATGGATGAGGGTCGTCCTGAGTTCCTTACGGCTATGGATATTGTAGGACTGTCTTAGTTGAGACGCCTCTACAATgctgcgtggagatcaggggctgTACCTCTGGATTGGCAGACTGGAATTGTGCTTCCCATCTTCCATAAGGGGGACTGGAGTGTGCTCCAGCTACTGTATATAGGGATCAAACTACTCGGCCTTCAGAGGAAATTCAATGCCAGGGTACTGGAATAGAGAGTTTGTCAGCTAGTTGAACTGCTAGAACTGTAGGAACAATGTGGTTTTTCTACTGGGTGCGGAACACAGCTCTCTATCGTCTCGAGGATATTTGAGGGTCTATCGCAGTTCGCCCAACCAGCCTACATTGGTTGTGTTGACTTGGAGAAGGCCTTCAGTTAAGTCCTTCAGAGTATTCTTCTGTGAGATGCTTCAGTAATATGGGGGCGTGAGGCCCATTGTCATGGTTCATTCTGTCCTTATACAactgttgcaagagcttggtttgcaTTGCTGACAATAAATCGTAATTGTTCCTCGGGGGTGCTGGACTCCACCAGGGTTGCCCTTTATCacagattctgttcataatttttatggacagattGGTGCTGTGACAATGAGCTTTCTCCCAAGGGTGGCTGCCCTCTCTCTTAGAGATGGCATGAGGAGTTTGGCCATTCAGGATGGACTAGGAGCACTCTTCTTCCagatcaaaaggagccagttaagGTGGTTTAGGCATTTGACTAGATGCCTCCTGGACACCTCCTTGGTGAGGAGTTCTGGGCTCCCAGTGTTCCACTGGAAGAAGGCAGCTGGGGGCAACCCGTTGGAGAgattatggatggatggagtttaTTTACCTGAGAAAACCCAGAATTCCCAAGCGATACTGGATCAGAACCACAACCACTTCTTGGTAAGCAGCCAAGGCAGAGCCATCATATGTTGAAGCTGATCCCAGCGTAAAGCCCCCACCATGGATTGAGACCATGACctagaaagaataataaaagaGCTTTCCATCAAAGATAAGAGGATCTTTTGGAGTCTCAGTCAAGCTACAATAACTAATCTTTAagaatttaaactttaaacggACAAGAACATTTAAGTTTAcattttagatgataaaatgtaCAATTGAGTTCTAAAGATGGGTGTCTTTACTGAGATTGTGTTTAGGCATCCCTCAAAACCTACAGCAAAAGATTCTTACTGGGAGCTTGGCATTTTTAGCTCTGTTTGCAGGAGTGTAAATGTTGAGGTAAAGACAGTCTTCAGAGATGTCTGGTACACAGTCAGAAATAGGGGTACGGAAGGGGTACATTACTGTGCCCCAAGGTACAAAAATGACATTAATACAGTCTAAGGACAAATATTGGACCTCGGGGTAACTATCTGTACCTTTTTTAGTGTCTGAAAGGTACATACATGTTCCTTAATTGTGAAAAGTACTTATTTGTACCCATTCTTTCAAAAGATAAAGTACAGGTTGATTAAGCACTTTTTGATtagagtttttttatttttattatttttgacaaAAAGCACCCTTAAAAAAAAGCACCCTTATTGAACTCGGAGTGCGAGTTGAGCCCATCCTCACAACATCAAAcaaaaagtagaagaagaaactcAACGAATAGCTGGTGGATTCTAGAACTTTCTGTAAATGCAGCAGGTGCCATTTTGTTTTATCAACGGAGGGAGATGAATTACGAACTTGTCCGAGGAACTcttaacaaaaatacaagagtGGGGCTTAGATGTCACCGAAGCTGAAGCTCAGCGTTTCAGAGgtaagttttatttaaagaaaaatgtagcaTAATTACTAATTATTGGTTTAGCCTAGCTTAACGTATATTAGCAATTTAGCTAGTTTCGGCACTCTCTTAGCTCAAATTATGTCTTTTTACAAACGTTTTTACAAACGTTTCATGTGTAAAGTTGAGGTCACAGTTCTGAAAAATGTGTACACATAGTATTTGTATAAGTTTGAACTTATatatgtggttcagccacagTCTATAGGTTCGGTAACCCCTGCGCAGCGGAACGGCGCAAAATTTGATTCCCTGGTAGCTGAATGCAGTTTACCGTTAGTGTATTAATGGTTTAATAAAATCACGTTTTTACATCCATTCCAAGgccatcaacacacatgggCGGCTGAATATAACGTCTAAAGGAAATATCTTGACGCCGCActtgtttaaaatataacaagGGTGTCGCAGCTGGGGTTTGATAGTCGCGTTTTAAGCAATGTGGGAACTTTTTCAGCATGTAATCGGAGCTTGTAATACGGTCCTCCGGGTGTTATCGCTATAAGTAATCGGTCTGAAAGAACAGACGGCAGAAACTGTCGGAAATCTGGAGAAAGGAGTCACCTTAGTAGTGAATATTAACAAATTACAGCAttctagtctttttttttcttccaaacttGAAAGGGCACAAAAGCATGCTCAGACTCTGCTCTCCTGTGTCCAGTAGTCCCAAACAAAcatctaaatttaaaaatgaaaactttgcaTATCGAGAGGATTCACTCTAAagatttggtttattttatttaatttacttatttttttttaatgaatatttcTTTGAACTGAAAGAAGTATTACAAAaggttttaatgtgtgtgataCACGGTTTTTACCCATGTAAAAATGTGGTGATAAATATTCTTACATGGAATTTAGAGTTTGTACTACCATTTATCTTGCAGACAATGAGGTTGATGGTGACACAGTTGACTGCGGTCTTACTGAGACTATGGTTGCATACCTTTTCCAAGGATCCTTCAAAAAGCAGGTTAAATTCAACCAATTTGTGTCAAGGATGAAGGAATCTTCAGTGACGCTGACTCTACAGACTGTCTCTCCAGAAGACTGGCAACCATCTACTTCGTCAACTTCAATAAggtattttcttatttataatGAAGTTAGTATGTCTGAAACATACATGTTGGCCGTTATGCACTTTTAGGATTTAGTTAATATGATCATTGTTTCTACCATATGTATTGTTACTGTAGTGTTTTATACTTCAAttcatgcaataaaaacaaacacttaacTGTTTTCACAGCAATGAAAATACTTTGAGACTTTAACCGATACGAGTTCTTTGTGATGCACAGATCGTGTCAGCTCTAATTGTATATTTAGTCTTATGTTGGGTTTCTAATCTGTTTTGACTTTCTCTTCTCACTCTTGCTTTCTTTCAAGGGACCATGCGTCCAAGGAGAGGATTTATTATCCATAGACGCCCACTTAAAGGTCTTACAGTGCCAATATCAGAAGATGCAACCAGATACCATGGTGGTTCATAACCATATGCAGCAAACGTTTGCTTGGCGGCAGAAAGAAATTGCAAATGGTATGCCTGTGGAGGATGTGTTGAAGAAGTACCCCTTCTTAGGGATGCCTACTGGTGTAAGTCAGAAAGCTGAATTGAACTTGGAAATAGCTGtcacatttaacatgtttataGTAGTAAATTTTATTTGCCCTTGaccttgttttcttcatctgtccctctttcctttttttttttatgttcatgtAACTTCTTACAGTATTGTTGTTAAAttctataaaaaaataattatgcagCACCATACATAATTAATATCAACTTtagattatttcattttcatacaCTGTTATTTTGTACTGAAAATTAATTAACCAACAACGGGTAATGTAAGCCAGCGATTTCGTGAAGGGCTCTCATGTGTTGCAGCAAAGGTGATTGACGTTACACGAGGGAAAACCCCACTCTACCAGCTCTACCTTGATGCAAGAGAGGAGGCTCTCACTGATGACCTACCaggtatttgcttttttttttttttttttttttaacttcaaggcttccattttatataatttttatagGTAACTGGAAATGCCAGATAAAATGCATGGGTgatcttgtgttttgttgtttgtttggcaGATCTTGACACAAGGGCTGCACTTTTATTCCTGCCATACGTCTTCAAGGAGAAACTGGATCTCTTTGTCATACTTGGAGAGGTGtgtgtattaaaatatttagtctatataaaaggaaaacaaatgtatCTTTTGTTAAGAGACTAAGATATTGCTTTCCTCTACCTTCTCTTTTGACTTCAAAGGTTTATCCTAAAACCCCCTATCCAACTGTTCAGCTACTTCATGAAGACTGGAAACCAGTGTTCTCCAGAAGCGCTCCAAACATTGTGAAGTTGGATGGCAGTGAAGTGTGCAGAAGCTCGTGTATTTTTGAAGCAATCATCTCTTCTTTCTGCTTGTATTTTGTCTTCAACCTTGCTTACCCAAAACATCTGAAGAACACCCTGATTTTTCTCCAAAAGTACATTGTGAAAATAGATGAGGGTGAGGACCGGCCTCTACCAATCACAGTCACCAGACAAATAAATCTTCTGTATTGACCACCATGCCTCAGCCATATCAGTGCTCCAAATGTGGCAGAAGAACCTTTAGTTTGACAAAGCTTATTCAGCACATAGGTGATGCCAATTTTGATATAACCTGTGGACTCAGTGACTGCTGTTCTTCCTTCAAAAAATATGAATCTTTCAGACGACATGTGTAtaggaaacacagagaacagGTGTTGTGTTAATATTGACACAATGTGGGTCTTTTGTGGAAAAATTCTCATTCCTCTGTTATATGACAACCATTTTCATTCATACAGTGTTAGAGTTGATAGTGAATGGACGTTGCTAAAACCTGGACAGGAAATTGATGTTGCAGCTTATGACACATACTGTGTTGATAACAGTTTGTATGTAACAGTTAAGCAATGTATTTAAGAAGGTAATAAATGTGACAAGTATTTTTGACTTTGTATCTTCAATTTTTCAAATCTTGAGAGGAAAAATATAGGAAATCTGTGTGTAGATACTGAACCTGTAGAAAGACATTTTTGTACTCCTTTTAAGGGttcttttttgtactttatACTAAGGGTACAACTTTGCCCTTTAAAGTACAGGTTTGACGTGTAAAAGGTACAAATTACAAGGGTACAAATCAGTACCCACAGTTTAGGGTACAGAACGGTACCTTAGAGGGTACCACCCCAGTGACAAGCCATTGTACCCTTATAGGTACATTTCTGTACTTTAATTTCTGAGTGTGTACTTCTGCCAGCAGTGCACCGAGTTTATTAAGCATATCCAAAACAGCTTCTTTAGACTGAATGCACCTTAAAGAGAGACAATGCTAATTTTACAAATAAAGCCAATAATTCCTCCAAGTATGTTGAAGTTCACATTTCTTACATTGGTGGCTGTTTAGTGGCATCTCTTGCTCCTTCCCATCTTTCTGCAGGCTGAGGTGGAGCCAGTCTCAAGGAAGGGCCAAGGGGTGGCTTGGCAAATGGGACACCCAGGTATGCATGGACGCCAGTCTCCTTCCCTTTCACACTCACATACTCACCTTTCAGGCTCCCGAGCTTTGTGTGGACTGCAGGTGCTGTCAGGAtattagaaatgactgaaaatcttcacataaaactttatatttaaataaaatttcccGTGAAAAGTACTTTTCTCAAAACATGCAATATCTGATTGCTGTCTACAGCTTgttgtcaaaaacaaacaataaaaagtcacattttgcTGTGGACTATGTAATTCCTGTCATTATTGATTATTTAAAttctgatttttacatttttgatgcACACCATTTGGTGGATTATGTTAATCGAGCTCAAGCTACAGAGACATGCCTGTTACTTTGATAGTCTGGTGTCTggtgttcagtgttttcattttgcttgCCCTTTGTCTCATTATGTTTGATTAGTTCAAGCTGGGTGTCCCTCCTGTTGTCAGTTCCCTTATTACTCCCTTGTGTATTTTAGCcctgttttttcctctgtccGTTTTTGCGTCGTACACACTCTTTGCTGTGTGTTACACCAATGCTCCTAGGAAATTCCTAGTTCTCTGTTTGCTGCTTTAAGCCATTAGTTTCCTTGTTCCttagttttttggttttattttcttatttctgaTTCCTTGTTTTCAGTTTGGTTTTCTGTAAAAGCATAGAATTAtatccagcaataaagctgccgtTTTCAGTTAACATCTCGTGCTTGAGTGCTGTGTTTAGGTCCTACATCCTGACACACAGCTGTACATTGGCATTTAAACTACATGACcatttttattactattattttttgtttgtttaagtggTTTAAATGATCTGACCAAGTGTGATacttcatcatttatttatttttttaaaaaagctactTGCTCACACGGctctggttttttgttttgccataGACTTCCTTTGATGTGTGTTGCGTCTACAGTGACCCTGGTAAAGAAGCAGAGTTGAAATCTGCAGAaatctgtttctgtttattcacaATCACAGCAATACTCCATTTACTCCTTATCGGCATAAAGTTAgcaaaaaatattgtttgtttgtttttaaacagctttttttgccaaagaaaaataataaaaataaaaataattaaaaattgtACGGTccaatttaaacaaaacaaagtctgATTAATTGCAACCTGTCCTTCTAAAACATTTGACCTACAATCGTCTCACATGCTTGGTTCTTTGCTATCATTCACCTTTGAACAGAGTGAATAGCCTTTGCAGGTAAGAAGTCACCTGGACTTAGAACACAAAAGTTGATGTTTAATTATCAGCTTTTAAAATGACTATTGCTGCCATAATACCGTTGATTACTGATTGATTAATATTGTCAGATTTAAACACTAGTTTTTCAAAAAGCAACTcgtgcaaaaaaaggaaaagaaaaacatgtactACATGTAAGTTTAAGGAACACACGCATTACACAGAAATTAGGTGATGTCACAAAGACCGTTTTGCTAAGAACTGCTTTATCCTACTTACCCTGAAGATCTGCAACAACatagatgaataaaaatgatattaagaagaagaaagactGCTTTGCATGCAGCTTCATGGTTGGCTCTGTGGATTGCGAAACTCTGCAGATTTCCCAATAATTGAGCGCAGAGCCAAGAAGAGGAAGTATGTCCGCTTATGaagttttctccttttctctttcacaAAGAGGAAAGGGTAGTTTCTGCAGCAGATATGACGTTATTCAGCCAAACCATCACAGGACTAAAGTCCATTCTAGAGTCTAAACTTTAGGTTCACTCCAGGTCTCACTCCAGAACACTTTCTGCTTCGGATGTCCTGCGTACTTTGCCACTATCGTAATTCACAAATTCACAACTTTTTCTTGCAATCCTTTTTTTTCGTCGGCCTGTCTGAAAAGCTCAAAATGTGAATTTGGTTACAAGTTTACTGATTTGAGCACATGTTGTGCACAGGCTCTTGAACTATGATACAGTAATTAATACAAgtgcagttgtttttgtttgcattgcATTTCTCATGACCCACACAGATACAGAGGTGTTGACACAGTTGCTTAAGAGGACTTCGGAAGGTTGAATGTACACAACATGAAATGTTagaattaaaacatgaaaaaaaggcaTGTTGCATCTGAAAGTATATTCTAGGGAATGGAGTGCTAAGTTTGCAGTTAATACTAGCACAggtcacagacaaacaaaatgctgcaaaattggttaatcaaatctttttattttataaatgttttacaaAACCTATGTTTACAGCGCTTGATTTAAAATATCCTGATACCCTGGATTcaactaaaagaaacaaaagaaaaaaacaaaatattaatttaatattaGAATATGGATAATCTTCACAAGACCTTTAGATAAGGGAATTATGGTTTAGTGTAATTACTTTAAAATTGATGGAGCAGAGACCAGATGTGAGTTTTCTACAGCTCGCTGCGTTCTGCATTTTCCTCATGCTGTTTGATCTTCTCTGGGACGGTCTGAGTCAGGAAGACAAAGCGCTCCTTCTTCAGGTGCTGAGCAGTTACCTGCTTTTTTAAACCAATCGCCAGGTACTTTTCTTCTGCTCCATACTTTGGCCAGTGGACAAGGTTGTGCCCATCAGGAGATCTAAACACATATACATTTGTTATTAAGTTCGCCTCTGTCAGtacgccccagggtggctgtggctacaatgtagcttgccatcaccagtgtgtgaatgtgtgtctgaatgggtggatgactggatgtgtaaagcgctttggggtccttggggactagtaaagcgctatataaatacaggacatttaccatttaccattcagtTATTAAAAGTGTGAAGTGTGAAATTTACAACAGTTGGAAATTCCTACCCTGTGCGAGCAAAGTTCCCCCAGTAGCTCATCATGATCTTGCTCAACTGTTCCTCATCCTCAGGGCACGGATCTAAAACGATCATGttgcaaaacatatttttcacacttggaaaacaaaacagatcgAGCACTAAGGCAGATTTCTATGTTATCTTACCGGGTAACCTAACATGGGAAGTTGTGAAGCAAAATCCCAAAACTGTAAAAATTTCATCTCCGTGGTCAGTCCTGACAAAGCTCGGCCTTTTCTGCTGCAGGAATTTGGGAGGATGTTGGTACTCATACAGGTATACAGGAGCGCCTGCATCTGGaatttgatgaatgtgtgtgatatTTGTTAATGAAAGTGTGTCACAGTAAACATCAAGTGTTGGGTTTTAGGCAGATTTGTATAatcttttattaaacaaattaaattaccTCTGTGAGCATTAGCAGCTTTGATCGCTGGaatggtgaaaaacaaatctccaagcatctcagtgtacccatctctgtttttcacacggTCGTCACCATTTCCGATATATTCATCAGCTATCACATCTCTGAGAAATGCTGCTTCAGGCTTAAAGAAATAAGCAGCACATCAATCAAAGAAGCTCGAGCAGGTCGGGGACAGTAATATTGTAACATCAAGTGGTGTCTGCCTTACGTCGGGGTAGAAGAAGGAAACCATGTTCAAAAGAAATTCCCGATCTAGTCCTTCTGTCCAGTTTTGGGGAGCAAAAAACTGAGGAAATACCAAGCCAAATTACTTTTTatctttgctgttgttttgcaattttaaaattatattgagATCTTTATTCAGAAGTTTCTGCAACACTTACTGATACAAGTATCCATCCACCTTCATCATTATTGACACCAGTCATGAATGGAACAGCATGGAGTTCATGTTTACGAAACAGCTCATCCACAGGTTTAGTCAGGAAATGTCCATCAACATTTACTTGAAATCTCAAATTTGGATCCTTGAGAGAATTAAATATACAAAAGTAAAAGATGTGATAGCATGAACAGAGCTGAGGGAGAAATCAAAGGCTTCAAAGAAATATTGTAGAAGACATAATAATCATTCTCTATCATGTTTGCACCCATTACCTCACCTGTGTAAAACCCACTATAGTATCAATATCAAGGTTTCTCATGCAGTCACTGATCTTCTTTGTGCTTTTgagactgcagccagatgcGTTTGCAATTGCCTGAGGTGAAATGGCAAATATTTGTCAAAACAATTCCATTTTAATATTCTCATTATTCtgcaacaaaaatgtttttaacccTCCAAAAAAGGAAGAATATGGATAATTAACCTGCGCCATTGGTAGAGGATCATTTGCCACAAGTACATTCATTGCAGCTGTGCCACTCTCAGCAATAGCACGGTGAAACAGCCCATCAGACAGTGGTGACAGGAGCTGGTGATTCAAGTAACACATCACATATTAATTTTTGTTCTAGAgtgaaaaggtttttttaaagttcCTTTGACTGTAGATTACCAGAAGAGACACGCTCACTCCACCAGCAGACTCTCCAAATATGGTAACTAATCCTGGGTCTCCTCCAAAgttgtgaatgtgctgctgGATCCACTTGAGAGCTTCAACCTGGTCCAGGAGGCCAAAGTTCCCTGAAATGTGCTCATCTCCA
This Astatotilapia calliptera chromosome 7, fAstCal1.2, whole genome shotgun sequence DNA region includes the following protein-coding sequences:
- the LOC113026989 gene encoding fatty acyl-CoA hydrolase precursor, medium chain-like; amino-acid sequence: MELHAKHNFFFLVSASFLCAVVVADLQAPAVHTKLGSLKGEYVSVKGKETGVHAYLGVPFAKPPLGPSLRLAPPQPAEEWEGVRDATKQPPMCIQSKEAVLDLVDKLGGLLAEIPDISEDCLYLNIYTPAKRANNAKLPVMVWIHGGGFTLGSASTYDGSALAAYQDVVVVLIQYRLGLLGFLSTGDEHISGNFGLLDQVEALKWIQQHIHNFGGDPGLVTIFGESAGGVSVSLLLLSPLSDGLFHRAIAESGTAAMNVLVANDPLPMAQAIANASGCSLKSTKKISDCMRNLDIDTIVGFTQDPNLRFQVNVDGHFLTKPVDELFRKHELHAVPFMTGVNNDEGGWILVSFFAPQNWTEGLDREFLLNMVSFFYPDPEAAFLRDVIADEYIGNGDDRVKNRDGYTEMLGDLFFTIPAIKAANAHRDAGAPVYLYEYQHPPKFLQQKRPSFVRTDHGDEIFTVLGFCFTTSHVRLPDPCPEDEEQLSKIMMSYWGNFARTGSPDGHNLVHWPKYGAEEKYLAIGLKKQVTAQHLKKERFVFLTQTVPEKIKQHEENAERSEL